Proteins from a genomic interval of Harpia harpyja isolate bHarHar1 chromosome 9, bHarHar1 primary haplotype, whole genome shotgun sequence:
- the LOC128146473 gene encoding SLAM family member 9-like isoform X2 — translation MEGELARSKAQLPLLLLALLSLGPELLFGQARAQPQEVNGVLGGTVLLSPALPPNKTVKEIEWSFSAGAGATIQVAEFGPSGFERPDPKDRFKDRLEMFNKTALKIRALERDDSGVYGARIKLQPALVEDQFFNLSIYESVPSPRTHSQLLASTLEWCNLTLQCQGAGKGAVNVTWKKDNNIRDLTSDRHQLSPDGTTLRLALPPTAANVTYACTVSNPADQKVVLFDLQAICQSGGGQTSFSKSGYIVLTLILLAVSLGGAFWCWRMNSEKAADPAATPTVPAEESHSDPQYTEIVRRSPPEGNDQGLSHPENNQEQSPPQKALVTTVYEQIRQAPEDTAEEVT, via the exons AGCTCCTCTTCGGCCAAGCCAGGGCACAGCCCCAGGAGGTGAATGGTGTCCTGGGGGGGACCGTGCTGCTCTCCCCGGCTCTGCCCCCAAACAAGACAGTGAAGGAGATCGAGTGGAGCTTTTCAGCCGGTGCTGGTGCCACCATTCAAGTGGCAGAGTTTGGCCCCAGCGGCTTCGAGCGCCCCGACCCCAAGGACCGGTTCAAGGACCGGCTGGAGATGTTCAACAAGACAGCACTGAAGATCAGGGCCCTGGAGCGGGATGACAGCGGGGTCTACGGGGCTAGGATTAAACTGCAGCCGGCGCTGGTGGAGGATCAGTTCTTCAACCTCTCCATCTATG AGTCGGTGCCAAGCCCCCGGACTCACAGCCAGCTCCTGGCCAGCACCCTAGAGTGGTGCAACCTGACGTTGCAGTGCCAGGGCGCCGGCAAAGGCGCCGTCAATGTCACCTGGAAGAAGGACAACAACATCCGGGACCTGACCTCTGACCGCCACCAGCTCTCCCCGGATGGGACCACCCTACGGTTGGCCCTACCACCCACCGCTGCCAACGTCACCTATGCCTGCACCGTCAGCAACCCTGCTGACCAGAAGGTCGTCCTCTTTGACCTGCAAGCCATCTGCCAAAGCGGAG gggGACAGACATCCTTCTCAAAGTCGGGGTACATCGTCCTGACCCTCATCCTGCTGGCGGTGAGCTTGGGGGGAGCCTTCTGGTGCTGGCGGATGAATAGTGAGAAGGCAGCAGACCCAG CTGCCACCCCCACAGTGCCTGCCGAGGAGAGCCACTCCGACCCCCAGTACACCGAGATCGTGCGCCGGAGCCCCCCGGAAGGTAATGACCAG GGCCTCAGTCACCCTGAAAATAACCAGGAGCAGAGCCCGCCACAGAAAGCACTGGTCACCACCGTCTACGAGCAGATCCGCCAGGCGCCAGAGGACACAGCCGAAGAGGTGACATAG